TCTCCCTTTGCAAAGGCTTTCCACGTAAAATCCAAGTGTATATTTTGCAGGTTGCCTTTGCTTCCTGATGGTTTAGATGCTGATTgatccaaataaaatatttgaactgATGATAGactatttatgtaattaattgattgattctCATGTAGCTCGCATTTATAAGGTCCATATTAGATACCAGCATTTTCATTAGGCAACAGAAAAGCATCCCCCTCAATAGGCAATAGTACCTGTTGACAATCTGTTAGAATTGTCATTACATTTCCTTTTTGTGGCTGGGCCACTCTCAACTGCAGGAAGCATTACTGGAAGATATTTGTCACAATGCTTCCGCTTCCCAGTGATATTTGGGTCATCTCGAATCCCAGGGTGACCTGCAGATTTATGGCAATCAATATGAATGAAGAACCTTAATCTTTCATATACTactaacaaatgaaaaaaattgagcGTTGCTGAAGCATCTCTTCTTTTATGCAAGCAATTAAACACCAATACgtaaggaaaaaataagattcaaaataacaaaacatCCCAAATCATTGACTATAGGCGTTTAAGTCCTTGAAATTGAACAAACCTATTGAAGCAACTTATGTACCTGAATCAGGAAAAACTTTTGAAGGAGACCGGTAATAATATATTTGCTCAAACTGGTAAAGGAGGCTTGCATAAAGCTTTCGAAGTTGAGTTGGTGACGGTAAAATTTTTCCTTTCGACTTCAAGGTAGGTGAAAGTTCACCCCATCCCCCATCTTTAGTCACCTAAATGTAGATTAAATATCAATCACATAATCTCGTAAGAATAGTAAATCTATAAATTTCAGTGATGCAAATTACCACCATTTAACATTTTACCAGACACAGATGGGAAAAGTAGCATGCAGTAATGCTGTTGTGTAGTGCAACAAGAGAATTTTTCTAGCAACAAGTAGAAGTggcatcaaaatagtacacaaACATGATGCTTATTTGGGAAAAAGCTTATTTTTGTTATTGCAGAAATATGATGTTTTTCTACTGTAACAAgacaaataaatacatttttattttttatacaactCTTGTAACTGATAAATCTACgaatatttttaacatattttagATCATGGTActataaaaatgatttaaatctTAAGTACATACTCCCCCCTTAACTTTTATTAAGCTAGTTTTTTACTTTTCCTATTGGATTCTTAGCcagtttttctttcctttttttttttttttttttcttcgtgGAGCTTCTTTCTCTCCACTTCCTGTTAATGtgttctccttttcttttcttcttttttgattGTAAACAATTGATTAGCATGGAATTTACAATTGGTTTCCTCGCAGCTATCTATATACCAGGACTTCATCATGCAACTCGCGTTATACATAATCCTGCTGTATAGCATCGTTGTTCTCAATGCAAAAGAGGAAAAACAAGTTACAGAAGTTTAAATCATgaaaagtgaaataaaaaagaataccAGATGATATCCTCCTCTTTCAGTCACTTCTTTGTATAACATATACAAGTCCACACTCGTTTCCCGGAAATCAAAGCTGCCATTGTAACCCATTCGATTGAATCAATTTCAGTGAAATGTGGAACCATAAAATGTATACACCAATTCAAATAcgaggaaaaaatatataaaagtccGCATATAAGCACAACGGACTCGAGAAATGTACTGCGATTGGCTCCCGAGAAAACTCGGGAAAATAACAGAAACAACatactttcttttgtttctgtAGAGCTAAGCCACAACTTGTCTTAGCAAGCCTAAATCGGAAAACGCTTTCGTCTTCCGAAAAATGGAAGTTTAGAATCTTCcgttgttcatttttttttttttccagcattTTCTCCGAAACCAAACAGGGGACAGTGAAGGCAAACTTACGCGAGACTGAGTCCTGAAGACTCGTGGAACTTGGAGAGCTTCTCGTAGAAACCATCGGCTGCCGACATTGCCAGCGCCGACGAGTTCTTTGCCTCGGCGGACGCATCGGGATTCGTACCACCAGCAAGATTACAGCCGTTGATTTGGCTCGCCTGACCAGCCTCTCCTCCCTGCTGTGCCCGCATTTTTTCGTGTCTCGCATGAGTGCTTCTCTTCATGTTCCAATACGCACTATATAAAGTGCTCGAAACCGCACGTATCCCACTCATATCTTGCCACGTCATCCGTGATGtgttcataaaaagaaaaagaataccGAAATGCTATGCGGCCAAACCCATACCTTTGTGATAtacttttacctttttttttttttatatatagttacttcaatttttttgtattttgattattcttctaaatctatattttgactcaatttaattctatataagagataaaaatatgaatttttccAAATTCTATTATTGTATCATAAGGAATGGCCCATTAAAAGACCGAGtctatattaatgtattataagtgtataatatattaatataaaaatattatttctaagTCTGCAAGTAATATTTCTAAAAGAGCTATTGAAggtaattataatattatttcaaaaatgctatttagacgtttaaatttgacatttcaatattttatattaatgttttgTATTATACGTCAtatcaatacaaatatatataaaaaaattatataatcaataaaaatagtatttttgataacttaattaatatagcAACTTATTTTgtgttaaatatattacatcTTTTACAATTTAGTTTATTATatctcatttaaaaatattattattgatgtcaaaatataataatacattaaTTATAACTACAAGAGAGTCATCATCtacaaatcttctaaagattatAAGACAAAAGAACAGTTATTGGTGTTACTTGCACGAACTCTGGGATACTTAACTCGAtttcaactaaaaaataataaagtattcAGACTTGTGTAAGAGTTTTTACATACTTAAAAAGTGAGGGatcattcttatttatttatagaagttAAAGTTGATAAATGGAGTATCTACATCTTTTAATATCGTTTGTTTtgacttttaaaatattaatttcaaaagttaattgacatgttTCGATCAAGATTGCATTCGAAGGGTTTTTGGGAGATCTAAACAAGAGGATGTCATTATCTTTTgtgatttcttcttttattttttgagtttgtttacttttaagtctaatttttttttttttttttttgcaagtaGAAGGGTGATCCAAGACAAATAAACTATTTATACACTCAAATTTAACACTTATGGTGACGCTTTATCAAGAAATTGTCACATTAAttccattattaattttatgtatgtatatatatatatataaggtacgCAATTTCAACGAAGATAATTAAAGGTGACCGATCAACTGGGTTGTCTCCTTGCTTTACCAGCAATTTCAACGAGGAGTAAAGGCCATCAACTGGGTTGTCTGATCTCTCCTTTGCTCAGTTTCCAAACCAGACGAATATCGAACAGTACGTACTAGTAGTAATCGATCGATCGAGTTCGAGTTCACAATGCCTTGTCTTCGCTCCATTCTTCAATTCTTCGCCCTTCAATTCCTCTCCCTGGGCGGCTCCAAGAAAAACCCCGATCAAGCGATCACGATCAGGTACGATGCTAAACATAAACCTAAACTCAAGCACATCTTTGAAACCAGCCTGGTCGTGGACCAGTCCGGCCACGGAAATTTCACCGCCGTTCAGGCCGCCATTGATTCCGTCAAGCCAAACAACCATGCATGGGCTCGCATCCAAGTCAAAGCCGGCGTTTACAGGTcagcatatacatatatatatatatatataaatttcaataCATCTGTTGTCTTGTAATCAATCTGTGTGCAGTGAAAAGGTTACGATTCCCTCGGAGAAACAGTTCATCTTTCTTGAAGGAGAAAGCAGAAGGAGAACTGTGATTCAGTGGGGAGATGCCGGAAGCGTCGCCTACAGCTCCACTTTCACACTGCTGGCTGATAATTTTGTGGCCAAGAACATAGCATTCAAGGTAAAacggaaaaaagaaaaaactaaatcCTCCAAACCAAATTCACAGACACTAAACCCGAATAGTTAAATCGCAGTTTTTTGATTTGTGTGGTTGGTGATGGTTTGGATTGCTCAAAAAACTGATTATGATAGTGGATTTCGATTTCATAGCTCGGAACACGCGATTGtttcattataattttaaaaaacatttgaAAAGGGGTCATGTAGATATAATTATATGATGATGCATGATGAAACCTACGTACCAGTGAAGAAATTCATGgaaagaacaaaacatttattgaaattcaagaatattattaattgtaacaggatttttttcctaatttgggTTGGAATATCATATGATATGATCGTAAATTAATTGTTCCacccattacatatatattaaaagggaaaatataaatttggttaccatgtgtatatatgtgcatatccTTACTATATTATTGTATAATGATATGTTTTTGTACCAAGAATACGTAACATAATGATGTGGGAACTAAAATTGTAAGCTAAAGTTTCAAGAGGCCAGATGtaagtttataaaataaaaatatccaaaagtATAGTTTATAACTacaaaccatatatatattaacagtaacatataattatatatatgttttctatagAACACATACAACCTAAACTTGCAACGAACGGGGGGGACCAGAATTACATGGGCACCAGCGGCCACAATACAAGGGGACAAAGCTTCTTTCTACCATTGTTCTTTCTCAAGCTTGCAAGACACCCTATCTGACTCTGCTGGCCGTCACTATTTCCACTCATGCTTGATTGAGGGTGCCGTGGATTTCATCTGGGGCAGTGGCCAATCCGTCTATCAGGTTAGTCCTAGCATATGACATACACATACCATCACTTAAAAGAGCTGTAAGGCTAGGGGTTGATTGAATGCcctccaactctctctctctctcatccgaAAATATGAGAAAGCCCTTTCTAAAAATGCATTCTATTTGCATGCATGCAATTAATATATACTGCAGAATTGCACTTTGAACACCACGGTGGCGCTTCTGGGCGGCGGCCCCGGCTACATCACTGCTCAGGGGCGAAACAGCGCCAAAGACCGGAGCGGCTTCGTGTTCAAGTCCGGCAGAGTCGTGGGGACCGGTCCGGCGTTCCTGGGAAGAGCTTACGGAGCATTCTCCAGAGTGGTCTTTTTCCGGACAAGCTTGGCAGACGTAATTGCCCCAGAAGGATGGTCAGCCTGGTTCCATTCCGGCCAGGAGTAAGTTTCAGGTCTCTTAATTTCCTCTTTTCCTTTCTAATTTTCTCGATTGATCGCTAGCTGAGCTTTGATCTTGCAATTCAATTTTCTGGCTGACCATGGCCATATATAGGAGCAGATTAACATACGCAGAGGTGAGCTGCAACGGGCCAGGAGCAGCCATGTCCAAGCGGGTGAAGTGGGAGAAGAAGACTAGCACGGCTACAGATTTGGCTTCACTCATAGACACAAACACTTTCATAAACCACGACCACTGGATGGAGAGGCAGCCACGTTGTTAAACACTACGTACTCTCTTTAACTAAAGAAAAAATCTGTTATTCTAGATCCTCCATAATCATGTttttcttgaattcttatgaAAGACTTCTAGTCGAACTTTGAGTATTAATTTGAGTTTAACTTCGTCACTATCTCTGGAATTCAATTTGGATTACAAAGTTGAGTCCAAATGATCAGCTTTTACATAtccacatacatacatacatacatacccatatatatatatatacagagagagagagagagagagagagagagagagagagagagagagtgcgtgcgtgcgtgcgtgtgtgtgtgcagGTGTTCAATTTGAACTCCTCTACCTACTTTACCCACACCTGGATTATCCAACACGGTCGAACCATCTAGCTATATGGGCAACCCATCATCATCCAACAGTTCTAATCCGATTTTCCTAAAGGGTCAGTGAATAACTAAATGTGCGCGCTCTCCAACCTTAGCCTAAGACAACTGTTAATGATCTGTTGTTGTCATCATATGATCACCAACAGTATGGCGATGCTAACCATGAATAGTACCCagaattaatattttgagaaataattaacTGGTAGCTAATTAATCTAGATGTGCCCAAGGATCAGGGATTACAAACACAATCAGCACTTGTGCGTGCTGCATAGGGCGTTGAACTTAGACGACGGGGAAGAAAATTGTATTGAGATCAGCTTTCCCAATAAAGAAGATATAAAAATCAATCGCCGGTAACATGTAATACGAACATTGATTTGATGgaatatgcacacacacacatatatatacgtaGACACACACAGTATCAAATTAACTAAACGATTAGAATGAATGAACTTGAAATTTGGGATTCATAGAACTCATATATATTTACTAAGACATaaatggaattcattttctatttttgttaaaaCAACTCTATTGAATTAAATTCTTAGAATTGAAATCCACGCTTACTTTTTTCATTCCAAATATGCAAATTTGGAATTGGAATGCCAAAGCGGGGTGGAAGTTTGGTCCAAAGCATTCAACCCACGGCACAAGCTGAAGATCATCAGATTATTTGGGTATAAAAGAAGTCAATCCGGGTTGTGATTGAGCTGCGCCATTCATGCCAGCAATTTACTTGTCTTGCCTATCGCAGCCATCCAGATTAAACAAGGAGAGAGCTTGGCATTGGCACTTCGACCCAAGGATGCACTCTCGGGCACCATTTCTGGTTGCTTTCTTGCTCATCTCTGCTCCTTTTTGTCTCTCCGCAGCAACAGATACGTGCCAAGTTAATCGAAACAATAATGCGAATACCATCATCGTTGATCAATCAGGGAAGGGAGATTTCGTTAAAGTTCAAGAGGCAGTTGATTCTGTTCGTTCTGGCAATGATCAGTGGACGCGCATCCATGTTAACCCCGGGATCTACAAGTACTGAAAACGTTCTTTCTACGTACTCAGCTTAACTAAATTAAGTTTGATTCTCAAAATATTCTTcatgattttgaaaaactatgaTTGAAGTGGCTAGGATTTGTTGTGGATGCAGGGAACATGTAGAAATTCCAATGGGGAAACCATGCATCCTTCTTGAGGGAAGTGGCCTTAGCCAAACGATAATCACAGGAGATGGGCATGCCCAGACGAACTCTAGTGCCACATTTACTGTGTCGTCGAACAATTTTGTCGCCAAAAGGATCGCCTTCGAGGTATGTCAGACCAAGGAATTTGGCCCTGAATGGGATGAATTCTGCATTCTGCCAAAATCCCCTCCCTTTCGGCGCTTTGCTGACAAATTTTGGCGTCCCTAAAAGTCCCCTTTCTCTATATTCACGAATCGTTGATGTcaaaaacaaaaccattttaGCACATGCTTGGTTCAATTGAGCAATGATCTTAGCAAGAACTAACGGACTATGGTTCTATGAGCAGAATTCCTATAACAGGGGAGCTGCAGTAGATTCAATCACCGAGTGGGAACCGGCGGTTGCAGCGAGCGTTTACGGCGACAAAATGGCCTTCCACGAATGCGCTTTCCTGGGATTTCAAGACACTTTGTGGGACGTGCAAGGCCGCCATTACTTCAATTCCTGCCACATTGAAGGGGCTGTGGATTTCATTTGGGGCAGTGGCCAATCTGTTTTCGAGGACTGTGCCATAAACGTAACCGCCGGGCTACTGCCTAAAGGAGTTCTGGCAGGCTTCATTACGGCGCAGGGAAGGCAGTCCGCGACAGACCCGAGCGGCTTCGTGTTCATAAGGGGCACTGTTTCAGGGATCGGTGAAGCCTTTCTGGGGAGAGCTTATGGCCCTTTCTCCAGAGTCATATATCACGGGACAACGTTGGAAGCAGTGGTGGCTCCTGCCGGATGGAATGCTTGGAAGTACCAAGACCATGTGTAAGTCCAACGAGACTcaccatccatccatccatccatcctttttttttttttttcatattataacAAACATTCTATACTACACGATGCAGAAAGAATTTCGTGTACGTTGAGGTCGACTGTGGAGGGCCGGGGGCCGACAAATCGAAGCGCGTCCCGTGGGAGACGAAGAGCCTCAGTTACTCGGAACTCCAGGCATTTTCAAGGGAAAGATTCATCGACCAAGATGGATGGATTGGCAATCAACTGgcgtaatatatatatatatatataagctccAATCTCCATCGCCTGGCTTTCACAGGAAGAaattcattattcattttctGGTGCTTTTGCTGGCTGATTGTCTCTTTTAGAAACCTTAGCTGTTAACACTAAAAGATAATGTTATGATGCTCACACCCTTTATTGAAAGTTTTCCAAGAATAAATTTTATTGGTTAAACCCGTACATTTGCGCTTATATTGGTGTGGTTACTTAAATCTTTTGTTAGttcaatcatatcatatatctgtatttttaaattattttaatttttttttatgataatttaaattttttattattttaattatactcctAAACTTGTATTTGCAAGTTAGTAACTCTTAAACTTTAGCGTTAATAGATTATTACATGTAATttgttattcattttattttatttttttacttatatatgaaagtatatgagttaaattgattaaaaaatatatatctaaaaatgctattgaaacaacaaaaatataatatcttagaagcatgaaatagatatattttttttctttatcatgTCATATGATATGGCCAAAAATGGAATAAATGccataaatatgatattttagtAAATAACTTAGAAAGATggtattttaatgttttaaatagtGATAATTAT
This window of the Diospyros lotus cultivar Yz01 chromosome 5, ASM1463336v1, whole genome shotgun sequence genome carries:
- the LOC127802380 gene encoding probable pectinesterase 29 gives rise to the protein MPCLRSILQFFALQFLSLGGSKKNPDQAITIRYDAKHKPKLKHIFETSLVVDQSGHGNFTAVQAAIDSVKPNNHAWARIQVKAGVYSEKVTIPSEKQFIFLEGESRRRTVIQWGDAGSVAYSSTFTLLADNFVAKNIAFKNTYNLNLQRTGGTRITWAPAATIQGDKASFYHCSFSSLQDTLSDSAGRHYFHSCLIEGAVDFIWGSGQSVYQNCTLNTTVALLGGGPGYITAQGRNSAKDRSGFVFKSGRVVGTGPAFLGRAYGAFSRVVFFRTSLADVIAPEGWSAWFHSGQE
- the LOC127802381 gene encoding putative pectinesterase 52 isoform X1 yields the protein MPAIYLSCLSQPSRLNKERAWHWHFDPRMHSRAPFLVAFLLISAPFCLSAATDTCQVNRNNNANTIIVDQSGKGDFVKVQEAVDSVRSGNDQWTRIHVNPGIYKEHVEIPMGKPCILLEGSGLSQTIITGDGHAQTNSSATFTVSSNNFVAKRIAFENSYNRGAAVDSITEWEPAVAASVYGDKMAFHECAFLGFQDTLWDVQGRHYFNSCHIEGAVDFIWGSGQSVFEDCAINVTAGLLPKGVLAGFITAQGRQSATDPSGFVFIRGTVSGIGEAFLGRAYGPFSRVIYHGTTLEAVVAPAGWNAWKYQDHVKNFVYVEVDCGGPGADKSKRVPWETKSLSYSELQAFSRERFIDQDGWIGNQLA
- the LOC127802381 gene encoding putative pectinesterase 52 isoform X2 translates to MRIPSSLINQGREISLKFKRQLILFVLAMISGRASMLTPGSTSTENVLSTICCGCREHVEIPMGKPCILLEGSGLSQTIITGDGHAQTNSSATFTVSSNNFVAKRIAFENSYNRGAAVDSITEWEPAVAASVYGDKMAFHECAFLGFQDTLWDVQGRHYFNSCHIEGAVDFIWGSGQSVFEDCAINVTAGLLPKGVLAGFITAQGRQSATDPSGFVFIRGTVSGIGEAFLGRAYGPFSRVIYHGTTLEAVVAPAGWNAWKYQDHVKNFVYVEVDCGGPGADKSKRVPWETKSLSYSELQAFSRERFIDQDGWIGNQLA
- the LOC127802381 gene encoding putative pectinesterase 52 isoform X3 produces the protein MRIPSSLINQGREISLKFKRQLILFVLAMISGRASMLTPGSTSTENVLSTEHVEIPMGKPCILLEGSGLSQTIITGDGHAQTNSSATFTVSSNNFVAKRIAFENSYNRGAAVDSITEWEPAVAASVYGDKMAFHECAFLGFQDTLWDVQGRHYFNSCHIEGAVDFIWGSGQSVFEDCAINVTAGLLPKGVLAGFITAQGRQSATDPSGFVFIRGTVSGIGEAFLGRAYGPFSRVIYHGTTLEAVVAPAGWNAWKYQDHVKNFVYVEVDCGGPGADKSKRVPWETKSLSYSELQAFSRERFIDQDGWIGNQLA